One stretch of Primulina huaijiensis isolate GDHJ02 unplaced genomic scaffold, ASM1229523v2 scaffold28411_ERROPOS180412, whole genome shotgun sequence DNA includes these proteins:
- the LOC140967825 gene encoding ras-related protein YPT3, whose amino-acid sequence MAGYRASEDYDYLFKLVLIGDSGVGKSNLLSRFTKNEFNLESKSTIGVEFATRSLHIDGKVIKAQIWDTAGQERYRAITSAYYRGAVGALLVYDVTRRSTFENVLRWLKELRDHTDPNIVVMLIGNKSDLRHLVAVSTDDGKDLAERESLYFMETSALEATNVEKAFSEVLAQIHQIVSRKAVEAGDETATSVPTKGETINIKEEASVWKRYGCCSN is encoded by the exons ATGGCGGGCTACAGGGCTAGTGAAGATTATGATTATTTGTTCAAGCTTGTTCTTATTGGTGATTCAGGTGTTGGAAAATCCAATCTTTTATCAAGGTTCACCAAGAATGAGTTCAATCTGGAGTCCAAATCCACTATTGGGGTTGAGTTTGCAACCAGAAGCCTTCATATCGATGGTAAAGTTATCAAAGCTCAGATTTGGGACACTGCTGGTCAAGAAAG GTATCGTGCCATTACTAGCGCTTACTATCGAGGAGCTGTTGGTGCTTTGCTAGTGTATGATGTCACTCGACGTTCCACTTTCGAGAATGTTCTGAGATGGCTCAAAGAATTGAGGGATCACACTGACCCAAATATTGTAGTCATGCTCATAGGAAACAAATCTGATCTTCGACATCTAGTGGCCGTTTCCACTGACGATGGAAAAGATTTAGCGGAGAGGGAGTCTCTCTACTTCATGGAGACTTCTGCTTTGGAAGCAACAAATGTGGAGAAGGCATTCTCTGAAGTTCTTGCTCAGATTCATCAGATTGTAAGCCGGAAAGCTGTTGAGGCTGGTGATGAAACTGCTACTTCTGTTCCAACAAAGGGGGAAACAATCAATATCAAAGAAGAAGCTTCTGTTTGGAAGAGATACGGATGCTGCTCAAACTAG